The Meiothermus ruber DSM 1279 genome includes the window GACTGGCTGGCCTTGCAAAAAGGGCTCATGCAGCTCAAGCTCTGGCATGAGAGGGGCTATTTGTACCGCCTTTCCATCAACCTCTCGACCCAGTCGTTGGTGCAGCCCGAGGTGATGCGGGAACTGCTGGCCTTGCTGAAAGATGCAGCGCTGGATCCCCAGTGGCTGACCCTCGAGGTCACCGAGAGCGTCTTGTTGCGTGAGCCCGAGCAGGCTCGAGCGGCCCTCGAGGGTTTCAAGGCCCTGGGGGTTCAGATTGCCATCGACGACTTTGGCAGCGGTTAAGCCTCGCTGGGCTACCTGCGCCAACTACCCCTCGACCGCCTCAAAATAGACCGTAGCTTTATCAGCTACCTGGGCACCAGCGTGCGCGACGAGAAGCTGATTCGCGCGGCCATTGACCTGGCCCACAGCCTCGAGGTCGAGGTGGTGGCCGAGGGGGTTGAGACCCAGGAGCAGCTCGAGTGGTTGTGCAAAAACGACTGCGACCTGGTACAGGGTTATCTGGTGGGCCAGCCGGTGCCGGCCGCCGACTGGCCGCCGTCGCAACCCCTCGATCACCCGCTGCTTTCCCTGCCGAGGCTGGAAGGCTAGGCCCGACTAGAAAGCAACGGGTTGGCCCTTTCTCCAACCTAAAGTAGGCTATAGGCGTGCAGATAGGGGTTCTGGGTGGTGGACAACTCGGGCGCATGCTGGCCCTGGCGGGGTATCCATTGGGGCTGCGCTTCAAGTTTTTTGACACGACGGCGGAGGCCCCGGCGGGCCAACTGGCCGAGCTGGTGGTGGGCGACTATGCCGACGAAGGGGCGCTGGCCCGGTTTGCCGAGGGGCTCTCGCTTCTGACCTACGAGTTCGAGAACGTACCGGTGGCGGCGGCGGCCCGGCTGGCCCAGCACCGGCCGGTGTACCCCCCGCCCGGGGCGCTGGAGGTGGCCCAGGATCGGGTGGCTGAGAAGACCTTTTTTCAGGAACTGGGCATCCCCACGCCTTTGTTTTACCCGGTGCAGACGCGCAACGACTTGCTGGACGGCCTCGAGCGCACCGGATGGCCGGCCCTGCTCAAAACCCGGCGGCTGGGCTACGACGGCAAGGGCCAGCGGCTCCTGCGCTCACCCGCCGACCTCGAGGCGGCCTGGCAGGAGCTGGGTGGGCAGCCCTTGATTCTGGAGGCCTTCGTGCCCTTCGAGCGCGAGCTTTCCATCTTGGCGGTGCGCGGTAGAGGCGGCCAGGTGGCCTTCTACCCGCTGGTGGAGAACCACCACGCTGGGGGTATCCTGCGCAAAAGCCGGGCCCCCGCCCCGGCCACCCCGGCCCGCTTGCAGCACGAGGCCGAGCGTATCGCCACACGGGTGATGGAGGCGCTGGACTACGTGGGGGTGCTGGCCATCGAGTTATTCGAGGTGGAGGGCACCCTCTGGGCCAACGAGATGGCCCCGCGGGTGCACAACTCCGGCCACTGGACCCTCGAGGGGGCCGAGACCAGCCAGTTTGAAAACCACCTGCGGGCCATTCTGGGCCTGCCGCTGGGCTCCACCGCCCCCCGCGGCCAGGCGGCCATGCTGAACCTGATTGGCCTGAAGCCCGACTTTGCGCGGGTGCTGGCAATTCCGGGGGCCCACCTGCACTGGTACGGCAAAGAGGTGCGCCCCGGGCGCAAGGTGGGGCACATCACCCTGCGGGCCGATACCCCCGAGGCGCTCGAGGCCCACCTGGGCCGGCTCGAGGCGCTGCTGGCGGAAACTAAAGATTGAAATACTTGGCCGCCGGGTGGTGCACCACAATGGCGCTGGTGGACTGCTCGGGGTGAAGCTGGTACTCCTCGCTCAGCTCCACCCCAATCTCCTGCCACTGCAAAAGCTCTTGCAGATACTTCTGGTCTTCCAGGCGGGGGCAGGCCGGGTAGCCGAAGCTGTAGCGGCTGCCCTGGTAGCCCTGGCGGAAGAGTTCTTCTAAGCTGGTGGCGTCGTCCTGGGCGATGTCGAGCTGCTGGC containing:
- a CDS encoding 5-(carboxyamino)imidazole ribonucleotide synthase; its protein translation is MQIGVLGGGQLGRMLALAGYPLGLRFKFFDTTAEAPAGQLAELVVGDYADEGALARFAEGLSLLTYEFENVPVAAAARLAQHRPVYPPPGALEVAQDRVAEKTFFQELGIPTPLFYPVQTRNDLLDGLERTGWPALLKTRRLGYDGKGQRLLRSPADLEAAWQELGGQPLILEAFVPFERELSILAVRGRGGQVAFYPLVENHHAGGILRKSRAPAPATPARLQHEAERIATRVMEALDYVGVLAIELFEVEGTLWANEMAPRVHNSGHWTLEGAETSQFENHLRAILGLPLGSTAPRGQAAMLNLIGLKPDFARVLAIPGAHLHWYGKEVRPGRKVGHITLRADTPEALEAHLGRLEALLAETKD